From Etheostoma spectabile isolate EspeVRDwgs_2016 chromosome 19, UIUC_Espe_1.0, whole genome shotgun sequence, the proteins below share one genomic window:
- the gal3st3 gene encoding galactose-3-O-sulfotransferase 3 → MSQKKIFLIFVAISTVSLLLHHGGHLSWTIEAFHLGCPALRSHPAPGLKPKHTNVAFLKTHKTASTTMQNLLFRFAERNNLTVALPVQACSHQFCYPRSFTSHFVHPHTLPPNIITSHMRFNKAELLRLMPNDTMYITILREPGSMFESLFSYYNQYCQSFKRVPNGSLEAFLQEPWRYYRPDEKDSMYARNTLTFDLGGDKDRPATDVVYARAFLAEVERVFSLVMIAEYFDESLVLLRHLLSWDLEDILYVKLNMRTPSSKRSLTPGLPSEIRAWNSLDARLYDHFNASLWRQLSALGPACVAREVRLLQQAQERLMRSCFGGRMPLLRSAAQIKNKDLRPWQPSGKVDIVGYDLPVNLSRGFSSQAQELCLKLIMPEVQYTRVLLRSQSLRYRRGYQLRPLQQSHPLQQPIRAVLPRHSQVHRSQPPPVAPGPASGTGSTSTSKPAAGTQGRTTKLGPKSSQTQASQTKK, encoded by the exons ATGTCGCAGAAGAAGATATTCCTGATCTTCGTCGCCATCAGTACTGTCAGTCTTCTGCTGCACCATGGGGGCCACTTGAGCTG gACCATAGAGGCCTTTCACCTCGGTTGCCCTGCCCTTCGTTCCCACCCTGCCCCAGGCCTCAAACCTAAGCACACCAATGTGGCCTTCCTCAAGACTCACAAAACAGCCAGCACCACCATGCAGAACCTGCTCTTCCGTTTCGCAGAGCGCAACAACCTCACGGTGGCGTTGCCCGTGCAGGCCTGCAGCCACCAGTTCTGCTACCCACGCTCCTTCACCTCTCACTTTGTCCACCCGCACACACTACCGCCAAACATCATCACCAGCCACATGCGCTTTAACAAGGCCGAGCTGCTGCGCCTGATGCCCAATGACACAATGTATATCACGATCCTGAGAGAGCCGGGGTCAATGTTTGAATCCTTGTTCAGTTACTACAACCAGTACTGTCAGAGTTTTAAGAGGGTCCCCAATGGCTCCTTGGAGGCTTTTTTACAGGAGCCCTGGCGCTACTACCGACCTGATGAAAAGGACTCCATGTATGCACGCAacaccttgacctttgacctgggCGGAGACAAGGATCGCCCAGCAACAGATGTGGTGTATGCACGGGCCTTTCTGGCTGAGGTGGAGCGAGTTTTCTCCCTAGTGATGATTGCTGAGTACTTTGATGAGTCGCTggttctcctccgccatctccTCTCTTGGGACCTAGAGGACATTCTGTACGTTAAACTCAACATGCGGACACCGAGCTCAAAGCGAAGCCTGACGCCAGGGCTCCCTTCGGAGATCCGAGCTTGGAATTCCTTAGACGCACGTCTCTACGACCACTTTAATGCCTCCCTGTGGCGCCAGCTGTCAGCTCTGGGTCCAGCCTGTGTGGCGCGAGAGGTGCGACTCCTTCAGCAAGCCCAGGAGAGGTTAATGAGGAGCTGCTTTGGTGGACGGATGCCACTTCTCCGATCAGCCGCGCAAATCAAAAACAAGGATCTCCGCCCGTGGCAGCCTAGTGGAAAGGTTGACATTGTGGGCTACGACCTGCCGGTAAATCTCAGCCGTGGGTTCTCGAGCCAGGCCCAGGAGCTCTGCCTCAAGCTCATCATGCCAGAGGTCCAGTACACACGGGTGCTCCTACGTTCCCAATCACTGCGCTACCGCCGTGGCTATCAGCTGCGGCCTCTACAGCAGTCACATCCCCTCCAGCAGCCCATACGCGCAGTCCTGCCTCGGCATTCTCAAGTGCACCGCAGCCAACCGCCACCTGTAGCCCCGG GCCCTGCATCAGGGACGGGATCCACCTCCACTTCGAAGCCTGCTGCAGGAACTCAAGGTCGGACCACAAAGTTAGGGCCTAAATCCTCACAAACCCAGGCCTCACAGACTAAAAAGTAG